Proteins encoded by one window of Arachis hypogaea cultivar Tifrunner chromosome 1, arahy.Tifrunner.gnm2.J5K5, whole genome shotgun sequence:
- the LOC112701935 gene encoding thylakoid lumenal 16.5 kDa protein, chloroplastic, which yields MATNFLSTANTFLLPPPSSSQSLSYVYYPIKCSVKRQVNPPSVSKRGLSISIVTSLVLSLGGKGFFVDHANAAILEADDDEELLEKVKRDRKKRLERQGVLSSSKKETGYLQDLVYKLSEVGQAIESNDLPKAGSVLGKGTDTDWVQKANIALNKLSSSAEEKSEVDIFNSSLASLISSVASNDVESSKLAFVTSAAAFEKWTSMTGLVGQLKGL from the exons atggcTACAAATTTTCTCTCAACTGCAAACACCTTCCTCCTACCACCACCATCCTCATCACAATCTTTGTCATATGTTTACTACCCCATCAAGTGCAGTGTGAAAAGACAAGTAAACCCTCCAAGTGTCAGCAAGAGAGGGCTATCCATCAGCATTGTCACAAGCTTAGTGCTTTCATTGGGTGGTAAGGGATTCTTTGTTGATCATGCTAATGCAGCAATACTTGAAgcagatgatgatgaagaactcTTAGAAAAAGTGAAGAGGGACAGGAAGAAGAGGCTTGAGAGGCAAGGTGTGCTTAGTTCATCCAAGAAAGAAACAG GATATCTTCAGGATCTTGTGTACAAATTGAGTGAAGTTGGTCAAGCAATTGAAAGCAATGATCTACCTAAAGCAGGTTCTGTTTTGGGGAAAGGAACTGATACAGATTGGGTCCAAAAGGCTAATATAGCTTTGAATAAG CTGAGTTCAAGTGCTGAAGAAAAGAGTGAGGTGGACATATTCAACTCTTCATTAGCTTCATTGATTTCATCAG TTGCTAGCAATGATGTTGAGTCCTCTAAGCTTGCTTTTGTGACTTCAGCTGCTGCCTTTGAGAAGTGGACCTCCATGACAGGGCTGGTTGGTCAGCTTAAGGGGCTTTAA